One stretch of Desulfovibrio sp. UCD-KL4C DNA includes these proteins:
- a CDS encoding type VI secretion system tube protein Hcp, whose translation MQNMFLKIKDIDGESTVKGYEKQIEIYSFSHGFSQPTSPIRSSEGGGTTSRAHHSDFSVSKRFDLSTPSLCKALWNGTCIADVTFTACRMDGNDIIAYMVITMNNVIISNYSVSGGGDLPVETFSLSYGKVKYEYKQQKQVGGASGTAAATHSLETNEIS comes from the coding sequence ATGCAAAATATGTTTTTGAAAATTAAGGACATTGATGGAGAGTCCACGGTTAAAGGCTACGAGAAGCAGATAGAGATTTATTCTTTCTCGCACGGTTTTTCTCAGCCTACTTCACCTATTCGCAGTTCTGAAGGAGGTGGAACAACTTCACGTGCGCATCATTCTGATTTCTCCGTATCAAAGCGTTTTGATCTTTCTACACCATCACTATGCAAAGCGCTGTGGAACGGTACCTGTATTGCTGACGTAACTTTCACAGCCTGCCGTATGGATGGAAACGATATAATTGCCTACATGGTTATCACTATGAATAATGTCATTATTTCCAATTACAGCGTCAGTGGTGGTGGAGACTTACCAGTTGAAACATTCTCTTTGAGTTACGGAAAGGTCAAATATGAATACAAACAACAAAAACAGGTTGGTGGCGCCAGTGGAACCGCAGCTGCCACTCACTCCCTAGAAACCAATGAAATATCGTAG
- the tssE gene encoding type VI secretion system baseplate subunit TssE produces the protein MQRTQISYVTPLLDRLVDDNPHAGVESVPKRTCLPEEYRQVILRDVLKLLNTRASRTDWLERSEMPTVLDYGLPDLGGRVAGVQADAAQLAKLVARAISAFEPRLEDVQVTAVPLLEVLHRVTLSKSLGRAHTSANPVFGSAPLTDVAGQDTAGQRFRVGLQIEARLKGVFGRMAISFPVTFDSQSTAFSEEGISNGKS, from the coding sequence ATGCAGCGTACTCAAATCTCCTACGTAACGCCTCTTCTGGATCGGCTCGTGGACGATAACCCGCATGCGGGGGTTGAGTCGGTTCCGAAGAGGACGTGCTTGCCCGAGGAATATCGGCAGGTAATCTTACGGGATGTGCTTAAACTTCTCAATACCAGAGCCTCGCGGACTGACTGGTTGGAAAGAAGCGAGATGCCTACAGTGCTTGATTATGGTTTGCCGGACCTTGGAGGAAGAGTGGCGGGGGTACAAGCTGACGCCGCACAGCTGGCTAAGCTGGTAGCCCGCGCAATCAGTGCCTTTGAGCCACGGCTTGAAGATGTGCAAGTAACTGCTGTTCCTTTGCTTGAGGTCTTGCACAGAGTGACCTTGAGCAAAAGTCTAGGCAGGGCACATACGTCAGCTAATCCAGTGTTTGGTTCAGCTCCGCTTACAGATGTTGCCGGACAGGATACGGCAGGTCAGCGATTTCGTGTTGGTTTACAGATTGAAGCCAGACTAAAAGGAGTTTTCGGGCGAATGGCTATTTCTTTTCCTGTGACGTTTGATTCACAAAGTACTGCATTTAGCGAAGAGGGGATAAGTAATGGCAAGTCATGA